From one Amphiura filiformis chromosome 13, Afil_fr2py, whole genome shotgun sequence genomic stretch:
- the LOC140168494 gene encoding urotensin-2 receptor-like — MFTTEFTEYSLYSEGHYSSSIEEAVNLTMASPSSFLDMINITDDPLASDSNPDGGGGGGGAPTWYRTILLCGYLLIIIVGLPANALVLGITVCNSSNMAQNTISTYIANLASADLLYIFGAIFWAWANYDREWKFGEIGCRTVYLGLDFITLHASAYTLTVMTIERYLVITYPMTSLRCRNVSVARNISIIVWVTAFVIALPPIIFMKAEAVAVRISSTLTVTKTACKFQLGIKALDNYYAAISVITFFIPSILMIAVYIKMFTHIFGGNIRIRESGNPDTLQLKTSSRKAFKIVFLIVTVWLCCFIPYWLHSYLFKYLPPRVSYDENGLFGLISQLLTYLNSMVNPFLYTLMPKRYNVWKRLRSKPPPPYVPPAHAIMEKTAI, encoded by the exons ATGTTTACAACCGAATTTACGGagtattctttgtattcagaggGACATtattcaagttcaattgaagAAGCAGTGAATTTAACCATGGCTTCGCCATCTTCGTTCCTGGATATGATCAACATCACCGATGATCCTCTCGCGTCTGATTCCAACCccgatggtggtggtggtggtggtggtgcacCAACTTGGTACAGGACTATTTTACTATGTGGATACTTGCTAATCATCATCGTCGGTTTACCAGCGAATGCATTGGTCTTGGGAATCACTGTATGTAACTCCTCGAATATGGCTCAGAATACTATCAGCACTTATATTGCCAATTTGGCTTCAGCAGATCTGCTTTACATCTTCGGGGCGATTTTTTGGGCATGGGCAAATTACGATCGGGAATGGAa GTTTGGTGAAATTGGGTGCCGTACCGTATATCTCGGCTTAGATTTCATAACGTTACACGCCAGTGCGTACACGCTCACTGTCATGACAATAGAGAG ATATCTGGTTATAACGTACCCAATGACATCTTTACGATGCCGTAACGTCAGTGTAGCTCGTAATATCAGTATCATAGTTTGGGTCACGGCTTTTGTGATTGCCTTACCACCCATAATCTTCATGAAGGCAGAGGCCGTGGCAGTACGAATATCATCGACATTAACGGTCACCAAGACGGCCTGCAAGTTTCAGTTGGGTATCAAAGCCTTAGATAACTACTACGCTGCTATTTCCGTGATTACATTCTTCATTCCTTCGATTTTGATGATAGCTGTTTACATCAAAATGTTCACTCATATTTTTGGTGGGAACATTCGTATTCGCGAGAGTGGTAACCCTGACACGTTGCAGCTGAAGACCTCATCTCGAAAAGCCTTCAAGATTGTGTTTCTGATCGTTACCGTCTGGTTATGTTGCTTCATCCCATATTGGCTTCATAGCTATCTCTTTAAGTATCTCCCTCCACGTGTATCATATGATGAAAATGGGCTTTTTGGTTTAATCTCACAGTTGTTAACGTATCTCAACAGCATGGTGAATCCATTTCTGTATACTTTGATGCCGAAGCGTTATAATGTGTGGAAGAGGCTCCGATCTAAACCACCACCACCATATGTACCACCTGCTCACGCTATTATGGAGAAAACCGCGATCTAA